In Desmospora profundinema, the sequence CAGACCGAAATAGACGTTGTTGGCGTGAATGGGGCCAAACACCAGAAACGTCGCCAACAGGAACAAGCCGAACGGAGGCAGTTTCATTAATTGACGCAAGCCTGCCCGCAAGTCAATGTCAAACGCGATCCGTTCCTTGGGCAAGGCCAGTCCCACCCATGCGGACAGCCACAGAGAAGCGGCGAAGCCGAAAAATATAACGATCAAACCGAAGCGATCCGACAGCTCCCCCATGATAAACGCCGCCACGGCGAACCCAAGCGCCCCCCATAAGCGAAGGTTTCCATAATCGCCTCCTGTCCGATGGACAAAGTTAATGGCGATATTGTCCGAAATCGGGATGACCGACGCTTGAAAGGCTGCCAATGTCGCCGCCAGCACCAACAGCCAAACATACTCCTCCAACACCAGATAGCCCAGGCCGAGGAGGCCGGTAACGGCGACGGTCAGGATCAGCACTTGATTGGAGCGCTGCGTGTAGTCGCAGATAATCCCCCAAACCGGCTGGGCAAACACCATTACAATGGGACCAACGGACAAAATCGTCCCGATCTGCGTTCCCGTCAGTCCCACTTCCTCCCGGAAATAGACGCTTAATAAAGGGAAGAAACCCCCGAATCCAAAAAAGATCAAAAAGAAAAATGTACTGAATATCCAATGTTGTTTGGTATTCCGATGCACTGATGGTTTCCCCCATCCCTATTCTTTCGGAGCTCGGTCATGATCTGATCGGTACCCGCCCATTGGACGATATCATTGAATCATACCCCGGTCGCTCTCCTGAATCAATGACGAAAATGGATACTTCTTCACACTATCACACAAAAAAACCTGTGACATGATCCATGTCAACAGGCTCCGTCCGATTCTATTGGAATGATTCCCTTATTCCCCCGTCCACTCTGCCACCACCCGGGTACCCAAACCGCCACGGGGGTTCCACAGGGCTTCCACTTTCATCCGCTTCGGTTTTGCCGCCGCCACCAACTCTTCCAGGATGCGGCGTGTGGCATGTTCCTGGTAGATGCCCACATTACGGTAAGACGTCAGGTAATATTTCAGCGATTTCATCTCAATCAGATCACGGTCCGGGACAAAGGAGATCGTGATCTCCGCAAAATCGGGAAGCCCCGACCACGGACAGACCGAGGTAAATTCTGACGTGGGAATTTCCACTTCCACATCCTTACCCGGGTATTCATACGGGATCGTTTCTAAGATGTCGGTCATAATCGCCGATTCGTCCTGGATGTCAAACCGGATATTCTGATATTTACTGTGATCCACTTTTACTTCAGCCATGCTCGATTCCTCCTTTGATAGTACGGTCGGCAGGAAGGGGTTCTCCCATGCCGCAACCGCGCCGGATCAGCCAAACCAAACCATAGACCAACGGGGTGTCAAACGCAGCGATGATCAGTTTTACCACATACTGAGCCAGAATCATCCCCCAAAGATCCGGAACGGACCCATAAAAGGCGAGGGTGATAAACACCGCCGTATCCAACAGCTGCGAAACCGCCGTCGACAGATTGTTACGTAACCATAAATGACGGGCACCCGTAAGCCGTTTCCAAAACTGAAAGGCCCATATATCATGATACTGGCTGATCAAATAAGCGGCCAGTCCCGCCACCGTGACACGCAGGTTGCTCCCCAACACTGCCGCATACGCCTCTTGCCCCTGCCAAAAGGGAGCCGAAGGAAACGCGATCGCCAGCTGAACCATCACCGCAGCCAACAAGGAGGTGATAAAGCCGACCAATACCAGCCACTGCGTCCGCTCCCGGCCCCAAATCTCCGAAACCGCATCCGTGATCGCGAAGGTGAGAGCGTATACCAAGACGGCAGCAGGGAAAAACAGCGCCCCGTTTCCCAGCGGAATCTGGATAATCTTTACCGCCAATACATTGGCGATTATCAACATTCCCGAAAAACATCCCGTCAGCAGAATAAACCAACGGTCATCCAAGCTCAAACGCGTCAGTTGCATCGTACGCTTTTTCCACCCATCCTTTTTTCCTCCCAGCGAAAAAAACCACGGCACGGAACGCGCCCTGGGGGTAAGTACCATCCACTTGGGTCATACGTCCCTAGTTTTATTTAAGGAGTGGAGGGAGTTTCGAACACTCCGGGCAACCATACACCCGGTCTCATTGTACCAAAAACACGCACGAATGCCAGCAGTTGAGAGGCTCTTTTTTGTCGGTTGTGTGGCGACAGACCCTGTCATTCCAACAGATGTCCCAACGAGCCGAACACGGCCTCAATCCACCAGGTGGGCCCCGGCATGCCCGGAAAGAGCAAAAAACTAACGGACAGCATCCATCCGATTCCCATCACCAACAAAAAAACCACCTTCTCCTTTTTGGAAAGCGCGGAAACCGTTGACCATTCCACTGCCGCAATCAACACCAATAACGCGGATACCGCGATTACGGTCAACGTCTTCATTCTTGGATCACCTTCCGTTTGGGCAAGCCGGGCTGCGACGTATTCAGTCCGGTCCGTTCCACTTTTACCATTGCATCGATCTCTACGTCCACCTGAGCAAATTTCTTGTCCCATTGTGTCCTTACATCGGCCCACTCCCGGGGATACTTGCGCCGAAACGCCTCCCCAAAACCGAATATATCGGTCTGCATCTCCTTTTGCACCAATCGCAATGCCTGCCGGATTTCCCCCTTCACTACATTTTCCGCCCTTTGTGAAATCTCATGGGTCAACCGGGGATTCGATAAATCCAGACCGGCTCCGTTTTGCACCACGTCATCCTCCGTTCCGACCTTTACGCGCATATACCATCGACCGTTTTCAATCCGCGGCTCCATCTCCGTTTGCGATTTCAGGATATCCAGCGACACTTTTCCTTTTCCTCCCGGCCCATTCACCGTGACAATGCTGTGCAAGGCCTGGTCGAGTAGCCACTCGATTCCTTTCGCCTCATCAGACTGAGCCGTCCCGATTAATCGCCCCTGTTTGAAAATGGCATATCCGCTCAACTCCAACGTATTTGGACCCACTTTTTCTACCAAAGGCATCGCGGCCGCTTCCGCCTCGCTTCCCATCGATTGCAGCACATTGTTCATGGTGATATTCCGTTTTCGGGAAAACTGCGCTTCTTTCTGCAGGGCTGCCGCAGAGGTGGTTTCCAGATCGCTCTTCATTTCGAGGATCTCCCGGGCTTTCCCTTTGCAAACCAAGGGCTTCATTCCCAAACGGGTATCCGCTTCCCTGGAAAAGAAATCCAAATGATCACGGATGTCTTTCCGTGCCAACTCCTCCCCCAACAGCAGGATATCCGTCTGTCCCCAAAAGACCTTTCGGGGCAACTGCTGTTGCAAGTTTGCGATGGCATCGGCGAGGGTGATCCCGGTAACGGTCCTCACCGTGTCCTCTCTTATGCCACCCCCCTGCTGAGATCCCTCCATCCCTTCCCCTGTCATGGGAGTCGGTGTCACCACCTGTACCGACAGTTGAAGCAACCCTTCCTCCGTTTGATCCAAACCCAATGCTCGGATGATGGCGATTTCGTCCACTTCCGTCTGGTCCCAACAACCGGTCAACAGGGCTGCCACCACCCCAATGATGACAAGGCGTTTTCCAAGCAAACTTCTCCCTCCCTATCCATCGTAAAATCCGTTTACACCCTTACCGCGTTCTCCTCTGTTTCCAATCCAAGCAAGCAATCCTATCCCTAAGGGAATCATCAGAATAAAGCCATTCCAAACAACAGCTGTACTGCCGAGGAATTGGTTCAATTCCTGAAGGGTGGGAGCCACCCACTCGGCGAACAAGACCAATAACACCCCTACTGGCAGAGCCAGAAAACGGTACTCATCCAATCCGAACCATTGGGCGGTCCCCAACACCACACCGAAATGAAAAACCGTGATCTGGACAAACGACCCCACCACCCAGACAGCCAGCAATAAAGCGTCGATGTGCTGAAAAAACTCGCCGATATCGATGTAGCGAACCACTTCAATAAACGGATAATTGAACGTGGCCACCATCTCCCCAAACAAGAACAGAGCCACGAGGTTAGTCGCCGCCATCGTCATCAGGATGGAGAACCAAGCCAGCATCCCCCATCTCTTTCCATCCTTCCGGTTGGACACAAAGGGAAGCAGAAAGGAAAGCAAGATGAAATCGGCAAACCAACCTGCCGGAACCAAGGCTCCCCTCACGGACGGACCGATCCCGTTTTCAAAAACCGGCTGAACGTGACGAACGTCCCAATCGGAAGCCGTCAAAAACAAGAGCCCTGCCCAGATCAGCAAGGTAAAGGGGATGAACAACTGCGCCAAACGCCCGATCACTTCCACTCCGGATCGGACGGCATACCCGACAAGGGCGGTCATTACCCCCATGATGAAAACCGCGGGAGTATGTTCCAGAAACACACCGACCAAAAATTCGCCATATCCGCGCAAAATCAAACTGTTCACATGCAAGAAGTAAAACAGCAGAACGGCGGACAGTGCCTTTCCCAGAATGGTTCCCACCACCTGCCCACTGTATTGGACGATGGTTTCACCGGGAAAACGGCGATCCAGCCAAAACATCACTTGCAGCATAACCAATCCAACAAAGGAAGCCCATAAGGGCGACAGCCACAGATCCTTGCCCGCGACCTGTCCGGTAATGCTGGGAATATCCAGTATCGCGCTGAACACCACCGTGGTATATATCATCAATCCCATTTGCTGTGCCGATATCCGCTCCTTTCCCATCACTCATCTCCTTTCCTGGGAGGATGCGGGCGTTGGCCCATCGGTTGACGGCGCCGGTTCCGTTTCCCTGTCAGATGGGGACGGGTATCCATCTTCCACCAGTGATTACGGTACCATGTGTCTTTCCAATCTCCCGCTTGGATCGGCGCGATCGGAGACAAGTAAGGCACCCCAAAGGACCGCAGGCCACACAAGTGAATGGCGATGGCAATCAATCCAAACATAATCCCAAGCATTCCCATCCCTCCCCCTAAGAGAATCATGACAATCCGGAGAATCCGAATCGCCCACTCCAAGCTATAATGGGGAGCCGTAAAAGAAGCGATTCCCGTCAGGGCGATGACAATCACCACCGGAGCCGATACGAATCCGGCAGACACCGCCGCTTGTCCCACCACCAGCGCCCCGACGATGGTGACAGCGGAGCCCACCTGGCGGGGAAGGCGCAGCCCCGCCTCCCGCAGCAATTCAAACGCCAATTGCATCAGCAGTGTCTCAATCAGTGTCGGAAACGGCACTTCTTCATGGGCGGATGCCATGCTGATCAACAGACCGGGCGGAATCATTTCCTGGTGAAAATTGAGGAGCGCCACATATACCCCCGGCAACACCAGGGCCAAAAATAAAGAACTGTAACGCAACAGCCGGATGCTGCTGCTGTAGAGTGACCGATAAAAATAATCATCGGTGGCTTGCAAAAGAGACGTCAGAGTAGTGGGAACCACCAGCGCATCTTTGGTACCGTCCACCAAGATCGCCACCTGCCCCTCCAACAGGTTCCCCACGATCACATCCGCCCGTTCCGTCGATTTTATCTGGGGAAACGGGGACCAGGGAGCATCCTCAATCATCTCTTCCAGATAACCGCTCTCCAGCACTCCGTCGATCTCCACTCCGCGGAGCCTCTTCTGCACCTCCGCTACCAGGCCGGGATCGGCGATCCCGTCGATATAGATGACATGGATGCGTGTCTGGGTGTAACGCCCCAGAACCAACCTGGTTACTTTCAGTTTCGTGCTACGGATCTTTCGACGGATAAGGGTCGTGTTGGTCTGTAATGACTCGGAAAATCCTTCTTGTGATCCTCGGATGGACGGTTCCGTTTTGGGCTCTTCGATGGGGCGTTTTTCCCATTGGCTCAGTTTCAGCATCACTGCCTGATTGGATCCATCCACCAGCAAGACCGGATTTCCCAGCGAGATTTCCTCTGTGCATTCGTCAAAGGTTCCGATCAGCTTGACCGAAGAAACCGGAATCTCTTCCATAATTAAATGACGGATCTCTTCCAATCCTTGAGGAATATGACGCATCAAGGGCTTCAGCACATACTCTTCGATCCCGCGAATGTCGGTCATACCGTCCAGATAGATCAATTGAGCTTCGCGTTCGCCCCCGATTAAAAAAGAACGAAAGACGATATCCTGTGCATCCGAATAGATCCTTTGCAAAACGCGGCGGTTTTGTGCAAGATCCAGGTGAAGACGGCGCGATGCGGATGCTCCGTTTCCGCCATTGGGTGGACAGCCGTTTTTCCTTGTTCGGCCCTTTCGATGCCGTCGATTCTTCATGGAACCCCCACCTTCCCTTCTCATTTTGGGAAAGTGCACTTCCTTTTAAACTTCAGCAGGTATCATGCGAAAAGCCCCCCGTACGGAGGGCTTGGTGTAGGCGGATCCTTGTCTGTAAGTCCAAAGGATGAGAGTCAGCGTTTGAGGAGGGAGCCCAACTAGGGCGCATCCTTACACTTTCCACCTTCTTCTCATCCATCTCATCGCCGATTCCGGTCTGGATCAGCGTCTCTTATGATAAAGAGGAACTCCGGAACGTCCAATCAATCTAGCAACTCTCCGCATCTAATATATCAACTAAAAAAGAAAGGAATGGATTGATTAGATGCCATTTTTTTACTCAACAGGCCCGGTCGAAAATATATCGACTAGCGTTTCACTCCGTTCGGTCCGGGCGCTGGTCAAGGTGCTGAATAATGATCCGACCATTCCCGCCCCGGCAGTCGTCCGGGCATTCCGTATCAATGGAGCAAAAGTTCTCCTGTTTAACACCGTTTTTAATGTGCCGCCGAACTCGGCTACACTGGTCGTCCCGCCTTTGGTTTTTCCTAACACCACTACGCCGGTTCGACAGTGGGAAATTCAAATCAGCGTGGGCGGAAACCAGTCCGATGTCCTGGCTTCCGTGTGGGGGTTGAATATCAATGGTGACATTATCGCTCACCACCGCTTTGCCCACAGCGAGCTGACCCGGATCGACGAGCTCACTTAGAATGTGTCTGAACATCCGTATCGCTTTATCTAGTGCCCCTTCTACCAATATCGATCGTGTTTACGTGGAGGGAGGCTTGGTTTTCCGGCGGAGTCGACTCTGCCACGCATGGAGCGAAGACGGAAAACCAAGCCGACCGACTTGTCCGCGTAAAGGCCATGAAAAACAGATCGAAGTTACCTGAAGGGGCACTAGTACTACAGTTGCATTTTACTAAAAGTGTATATGAGTGTGGGTTGGTCGGGCTGGCGGGCTGGTGGGCTGTCTTCGATCTCTTGCAAAAAGCGCATAGCGAGACCGGGAACGAAGTGACCCAGGCGAGACTTGTGCTCTGTGAGTGCAAAGGATCGCACCATCCCACCACCCTCCCTTCTCACATCTGCGTCTGCTCTTATAAGTACAACTGTAGTACTAGAGTATATTTCAAAATAGGTTGATTATTTTACAATTGCTACCGTTTAGTCGTTCGATATGAGGTCAGCAAAAATCAGAGCCATCCGATTAAACAAAGAAACAGATCACCAGCGCCCGTTATCCCGACAACTCAAAAGGAATGAAAATGACCTCGATACGAACATTTGTTCTTGACAGCGGCTGTACCATGATTTACGATAGAGACAACCCCTTCTTATCCAGTTGATTGCATGAAATGTCCTCTCCATCTTGGTCTATTCCCTGCGGACGGCTCCGGCCGTCTTCTTTTTTATGCCTCCCTACTTCACGATTCCCCGATCCCTGTACGGTGCCCCCAACCGGCTGGATTGCTCCTGTAACTCAATCCCTCCCTTTCGCAACCATCGGGCAGCAGATGACACATCCATCCAGACCACATCCGCGATCTCCTCCGGCCGTGAGATTCTCATTTCCCCTCCAATAATCCGCCCCATAAAGGTGAAAAAAACGGCATGATGCCCCTTGGATGCAAAAAACACTTCACTTACCGCGATGAGGTTTCCTACTTCGATCTCGTATCCGGTCTCTTCTCTTGTCTCGCGGACGGCGGCCTGACTTAACGTTTCCCCTGCCTCCACCGCTCCCCCGGGCAACGTAAAGTCAAACGAATCCTCTCTTCTGTTTTTCACCATCAATACGGCTTGTTTGTTTTCATCAAAAATAAAAGAATAGGATACATCCACCCGTTTCATCCACCCCACCTCCCGAACTTATCGATTGAAATAGACCAACCTCCCTCGGCGACAAACCACTCTATCCTACCGGATCATGCTGATGCTGAAACCGCGGCAGATTTATCCACTGATTCGAAAGCAGAAACCGTTTCTTAAACATGCGTTTTTTCCGACATGGCGATACTGTTCTGAAAAAACAGCCATAAAAAAAGGAGACCCTCGTCTCTTTTTTGGTTGATTCAATATGGGGGATGGATTGATTTTGGTCGGTTGCCATGATAAAATGAAGAACATGCAATAAATCATTAATTTTAAACACAATACATCAATTTAACTTTATCACAAACTCATGGATCTGTCAAACCTTTTTACATAATCCCTCTGAAAAGGAGCGGTATGATGAGTCTCTCCGAGCAAGAGTGGCGGAAGGAACAGAAACGAGTCGATCGAGTGATCCAAACCATCCACGGGCAGATGACCGTGCTTCAGAAGGAAATCGGCGGAGTGAAGGCCGATATCGTAGATATCCGCAAACATTTTTGGGATGATATTAGGGTTAATGTGGATGATCCCGGCGAAGCGGCGGAAACTTACGCCAGCATCAAACAGCAGGCAGAAGTGTTGTCGGAACGAGAACGTAGACACCGCCACGCTCAAAAGCGACTAAAAACATTGGAGAAGCTCCACTCGTCCCCCTATTTCGGCCGGATCGATTTCGTAGAGGATGGGGAACCATCCCCCCAGCGAATTTACCTTGGACTCACTTCCCTGCTGAATGAAAACAAAGAGGAGTTTCTCATCTATGACTGGCGCGCCCCCGTATCCAGTCTCTACTACGATTATGGACCAGGCCCTGCCCAATATGACACCCCCGACGGAACCATCACCGGCACCATGGAATTAAAGCGCCAATACATCATTCGGGACGGCCGGATCCGCAGCCTGTTTGACACGGGTGTCACCATCGGGGACGAACTGTTGCAGGAAGTCCTCGGCCGACAGGCCGGCACACAGATGAAAACGATCGTAGCCACCATCCAACGGGAGCAGAATCAAATCATCCGCAGCGAAGGAAAGCGCCTGCTGATCGTTCAGGGGTCCGCTGGAAGCGGCAAAACGTCGGCCGCCCTGCAACGGGTCGCATACTTGCTCTATCGGCACCGGGAAACACTGAAGGCGGATCAGATCCTGCTGTTCTCCCCCAACCCGATGTTTAACAGCTACGTCTCCACGGTTCTTCCCGAACTGGGTGAAGAAAATATGGCGCAAACCACCTTCCAAGAATACCTGGAGCGCCATTTGGGACAAACCTTTCAACTGGAAGATCCCTTCACCCAGATGGAAACCGTGTTTACAACCATGGATGAACCAG encodes:
- a CDS encoding Ger(x)C family spore germination protein, which encodes MLGKRLVIIGVVAALLTGCWDQTEVDEIAIIRALGLDQTEEGLLQLSVQVVTPTPMTGEGMEGSQQGGGIREDTVRTVTGITLADAIANLQQQLPRKVFWGQTDILLLGEELARKDIRDHLDFFSREADTRLGMKPLVCKGKAREILEMKSDLETTSAAALQKEAQFSRKRNITMNNVLQSMGSEAEAAAMPLVEKVGPNTLELSGYAIFKQGRLIGTAQSDEAKGIEWLLDQALHSIVTVNGPGGKGKVSLDILKSQTEMEPRIENGRWYMRVKVGTEDDVVQNGAGLDLSNPRLTHEISQRAENVVKGEIRQALRLVQKEMQTDIFGFGEAFRRKYPREWADVRTQWDKKFAQVDVEIDAMVKVERTGLNTSQPGLPKRKVIQE
- a CDS encoding MFS transporter: MHRNTKQHWIFSTFFFLIFFGFGGFFPLLSVYFREEVGLTGTQIGTILSVGPIVMVFAQPVWGIICDYTQRSNQVLILTVAVTGLLGLGYLVLEEYVWLLVLAATLAAFQASVIPISDNIAINFVHRTGGDYGNLRLWGALGFAVAAFIMGELSDRFGLIVIFFGFAASLWLSAWVGLALPKERIAFDIDLRAGLRQLMKLPPFGLFLLATFLVFGPIHANNVYFGLLVQDLGGTLAGVGLGFLLAAGSEVPFMKFAGRWIRQRGLLTVTIFAAGVSGLRWLLYAWEPSLLLVYLSTIAQGMSVGLFIPAALEYVRTISPKEVQATAISLYAAMGVGLGNWFFSLVGGIILDRFDIFVTYLLFGVMTLVGVCILLGLRRMEKRLI
- the queF gene encoding preQ(1) synthase, with translation MAEVKVDHSKYQNIRFDIQDESAIMTDILETIPYEYPGKDVEVEIPTSEFTSVCPWSGLPDFAEITISFVPDRDLIEMKSLKYYLTSYRNVGIYQEHATRRILEELVAAAKPKRMKVEALWNPRGGLGTRVVAEWTGE
- a CDS encoding GerAB/ArcD/ProY family transporter; this encodes MGKERISAQQMGLMIYTTVVFSAILDIPSITGQVAGKDLWLSPLWASFVGLVMLQVMFWLDRRFPGETIVQYSGQVVGTILGKALSAVLLFYFLHVNSLILRGYGEFLVGVFLEHTPAVFIMGVMTALVGYAVRSGVEVIGRLAQLFIPFTLLIWAGLLFLTASDWDVRHVQPVFENGIGPSVRGALVPAGWFADFILLSFLLPFVSNRKDGKRWGMLAWFSILMTMAATNLVALFLFGEMVATFNYPFIEVVRYIDIGEFFQHIDALLLAVWVVGSFVQITVFHFGVVLGTAQWFGLDEYRFLALPVGVLLVLFAEWVAPTLQELNQFLGSTAVVWNGFILMIPLGIGLLAWIGNRGERGKGVNGFYDG
- a CDS encoding NUDIX hydrolase: MKRVDVSYSFIFDENKQAVLMVKNRREDSFDFTLPGGAVEAGETLSQAAVRETREETGYEIEVGNLIAVSEVFFASKGHHAVFFTFMGRIIGGEMRISRPEEIADVVWMDVSSAARWLRKGGIELQEQSSRLGAPYRDRGIVK
- a CDS encoding queuosine precursor transporter is translated as MQLTRLSLDDRWFILLTGCFSGMLIIANVLAVKIIQIPLGNGALFFPAAVLVYALTFAITDAVSEIWGRERTQWLVLVGFITSLLAAVMVQLAIAFPSAPFWQGQEAYAAVLGSNLRVTVAGLAAYLISQYHDIWAFQFWKRLTGARHLWLRNNLSTAVSQLLDTAVFITLAFYGSVPDLWGMILAQYVVKLIIAAFDTPLVYGLVWLIRRGCGMGEPLPADRTIKGGIEHG
- a CDS encoding spore germination protein: MKNRRHRKGRTRKNGCPPNGGNGASASRRLHLDLAQNRRVLQRIYSDAQDIVFRSFLIGGEREAQLIYLDGMTDIRGIEEYVLKPLMRHIPQGLEEIRHLIMEEIPVSSVKLIGTFDECTEEISLGNPVLLVDGSNQAVMLKLSQWEKRPIEEPKTEPSIRGSQEGFSESLQTNTTLIRRKIRSTKLKVTRLVLGRYTQTRIHVIYIDGIADPGLVAEVQKRLRGVEIDGVLESGYLEEMIEDAPWSPFPQIKSTERADVIVGNLLEGQVAILVDGTKDALVVPTTLTSLLQATDDYFYRSLYSSSIRLLRYSSLFLALVLPGVYVALLNFHQEMIPPGLLISMASAHEEVPFPTLIETLLMQLAFELLREAGLRLPRQVGSAVTIVGALVVGQAAVSAGFVSAPVVIVIALTGIASFTAPHYSLEWAIRILRIVMILLGGGMGMLGIMFGLIAIAIHLCGLRSFGVPYLSPIAPIQAGDWKDTWYRNHWWKMDTRPHLTGKRNRRRQPMGQRPHPPRKGDE